The Halodesulfovibrio sp. MK-HDV genome contains the following window.
GACACGAAGCAACTCTTCTTTTCCAGCGCGTTGTAATAAACCTTCAAGCTGAAGGTTTCTATCAAAATGATCCTCAATAACTTTCTTTTCGCGGTTGGTAACGAAAACAACATCATTAAGGCCGGATTTGATAGCTTCCTCTACAATGTACTGAACAACAGGCTTATTGTAGATAGGTAACATTTCTTTCGGGATATTCTTGGTAGCAGGAAGAGAACGGGTTCCCCAACCAGCAACAGGGACAACTACTTTGCGAATATTCATAAAATTTCCACTTATACTAAATTCTTTTGTGCAGACTCAGCAAGATATGAAGCCAGGCGTTTAACCAGTTCATCATCTTCACCTTCAACCATTACGCGACAAAGAGATTCTGTACCGGAATACCGTAGCAGCACTCGCCCTTTATCACCCAATTCATTCTCAGCTTTCTTAACATCTTCAAGCAAAGCCGGACACTCCTCAAAAGGAACCTTACGCTCTACGCGGACGTTAATAAGTTCTTGAGGGTATAGTTCAAGCAATCCTGCAAGGCTGGAAAGCGGCTTATCTTGTTGACGCATAATACGGAGCAACTGAAGTCCTGCAAGCAAGCCATCTCCAGTTGTACCATAATTCGTAAATACCAAGTGGCCAGACTGCTCTCCCCCCATAGTTGCCTGCGTATTCCGCATGGCTTCTACTACATGGCGGTCACCAACGGGAGTGCGCAATAAGCGGCCTCCCTGTTCACGCATGAATACTTCAAGTGCCATATTACTCATCACAGTGGAAACTAGAGTATTGTCCACAAGAGAGCCGGAGCTTATCATGTCGTTAGCACAAATAGCCATTATCTGATCGCCATCAAGCACTGTACCATGCTCATCACAAACAATCAGCCTATCAGCATCACCGTCAAGCGCCAGCCCGATGTCGGCACGCGATTCACGAACTTTTTGTGCCATTACTTCTGGATAAAGAGAGCCACAACCTTTGTTAATGTTCACCCCGTTCGGGCTAACACCAATAGGTATAACTTCTGCTCCAAGTTCCTCAAGAACCAGCGGGGCAACTTTATAGTTCGCGCCATTGGAGCAATCAAGAACGATACGTAGACCTTCCAAAGAAAGGTTCGTCGGAAAGCTATTCTTCAAATAGACAATGTATCGACCTACAGCATCTTCAATACGCTTTGCGCGTCCAACTTTATCTGGAGCTGGGTAATCCCACTGATGATCAGCATTAAGAACCATATCTGTAATGGTATCTTCAACAGAATCAGCAAGCTTGTAGCCACAAGAATCAAAAAATTTAATGCCGTTGTCTTGGTATGGGTTATGCGAAGCAGAAATAACCACACCCATGGTTGCGCGCATGTTTCTTGTTAAGAAGGCAATGGCTGGTGTAGCCATTGGTCCAACAAGGTATACGTCCATACCTGCAGCACAAAAGCCTGCAGTCAGAGCATTTTCAAAAACATATCCGGAAAGGCGGGTGTCCTTTCCGATTACAACTCTATTCCGTCCAGTTTCAGTTCGGAAAGTGGTTCCCGCAGCAAGTCCCAAGCGCATGGCGACTTCTGGAACCATCGGGTACTGATTTACAGTGCCACGCATTCCATCCGTTCCAAACAAGCGTCTTCCCATGGAAGCTCCTGTTTTTTTATTTAATTGAAATTTATAAATGTAGGGCTTGTACGCATAGCAGCTATAACAGCAATCAAAGAAGTATTGCGCGCACAACCTACAACAGTTTGATTAAACTCAAGTAACGCAGAACTGCATTATTATCAACGAAAGGAGGATACTGAGAAATGCCACCTGACTAAATTATTTCGTAGAAACAGTCACAGTTAAGGTTTCTGGATCTGTGCCCACAACCTTAACTTTATCGGGTAGCTCCAGTCGGTAAGGCAGCTTATATTCTCCGGGAGTTATGTCTTCCGGAAGCTCCAAGATAACACGAACTGTGTCGATGAGTGCGCTGTTATCCTTTAAAGAATCAGGCACTTCAATCGTCACTTTCACAGCAGGTTGATTGAGAGTGATGTCAAAACCGGCTCTAGGAATAACTATAACATCCCGAACAATTGTCCGCTTTTGTGACAACATTCCAAGAATATAAGTTACTTCGACAATTGCAGGAGTCGATTTCGCTCGTAAAGATAAAGAAACGGTACCATCAAGAGTCACACTTCCAGGCTCTTCGGCTTTAGGTGCCGGCGTAACAGCCTCCACATCACTAAGTGCCGCAAGCTCTGAATCGGGACCAAGCACCGTAACAAACTGCGGGGTCACAGAAGCTGACTCCACAAACAAGTCCAGAGGCAATTCTCCTGACCAGCGTGGTACGACAGGTAATATCTTTTCTACAAACCTGTCTACTTCCAAGGTAAGGCGCGACGGACGGACTTCCACCACATCAAAAGCCTTACCAAGCTGAATGCCGCTAGCTTGAACTGGCAAAACATTCAGTCCCGGACTCACCTTAGAGAGGTCTAGAACATAGGTCAGTTTTCTATCAGTAATCGTGCGAACTAGACCTTTAGGGCCACGAACTCGGATTTCAATTTCTGGTGGCAATCCGCTAAGCAGCGTGAGGTTTTTAGGCATCCCTTTTAATTCTACGGATGCTTTTTCCCAAATTTCAACTTGCTCACGACCAGAGATGACAACCCATAAACAGGAAGCCATAACAAAAGCCAAAAGTAAGTGACGCCAGCTTACACTCATGGATTACCGCTCCAAGAGATTACGTAATACACGTTTAAGACGAGTCTTATCAAGATTACTGGTCAATCGGCCGTTTACAGCCACAGTAACATCACCACGTTCTTCAGAAACAACAACTGCAATAGCATCTGTTTCTTCCGTAATACCAAGCCCCGCTCTGTGCCTTGTGCCGTATTCCGGTCTGTCCTGCTCGCCAACGGCAAGAGGCAAAATACAACCAGCAGCAGCCACACGACCATGGCTAATAATCACAGCACCATCGTGTAACGGAGCCTTTACCTGAAAAATTGTTACAAGCAGTTCTTTCGTCACAGTGGAATCAAGCGGCACACCACGTCGAACCACATCGCCTAAGGCTACATGATGTTCGAGCACAATAAGAGCACCGACCCGACGCTTCGCCATGTTCATAGCAGCGCCGATAATCTCATCAAGGAAAGAGTCCTCAACTTCCGTTCTTTTAAAGAAGCTGCGCGCTCCCATATTAGAAAGCCCACGCTTGATGTCATCCTGAAACAGAATCACAACCACAAGGAAGAAGGAGCCAAGGAACTGCTGTAGAATCCAATGCAGTGTGTAAAAACCAAAATATTCAGAAAATGCAAAGACAGCAATAAGCAGCAACAGACCATAGATTGCCGATACCGCACGCGTCCCCCTTATTACTATCATCACTTGATAGAACAAGAGCGTTACGAGAGCGATATCTATAGCATCACGCCATGTTATGCTTATATATCCCAATGTATCCATTGAAAACACGCTATCTACCTACCTCTAGCTATTGTTAGCTACGGAGTGCTTCTGCAAGCAAAAGAGTTTCATGTGTTTTAGCAACGTCATGTACTCTGTGCACCACTACCCCTCGATACGCGAGGATAGCGGTTGTTGCCTGTGTACAGTTTTCACGTTCACCTGTGGGCGCTCCGCAAACCTTTTCGAACATGGATTTATTAGAAATACCGGCCATCACCGGAAATCCAAGGGTCTGGAAGCGATCAATATTCTGTAAAATTGTCAGATTGTGCTCTACCGTTTTCCCAAAACCGACACCTGGATCGATCATAATACGAGATTCCGGTAGACCAGCATCGGTTAATTCTTTCAGCTTACGGTCAAAGAAAGCAAGGATATCATCAACTACGTTACCATACGTTGGTGCTACCTGCATGTTATCAGGTTTTCCCTGACTGTGCATGAGAACATAGCCAGGTTTATACTGACCGACAACATCCTTTAGTTCCGGGTCAAATTCAAACGCGGAAATATCGTTAATGATATGTGCTCCCGCTTCAAGCACGGCAGCTGCTGTTCCAGCTTTATACGTATCCACAGAAACAGCCCACGGCAGCGCATCGTCTGAACAATCTCCGAGCACACCTTCAACAATAGGCAGGACTCGTCTAATTTCTTCTTCGAGTGAAACAGGGTCTGCAAAAGGACGGGATGACTCTCCGCCGATATCCAGAACATGTGCCCCTGCTGCGGCCTGCATACGCGCGTGCGCAATGCCCGCCGCGACTGAATTATATTCTCCGCCGTCATGAAATGAGTCGGGTGTCACATTAACAATGCCAAAAATACAAAAAGGGGCAGGGCCTATGGACCTGCCCCCTCGTACTTCCCATGAAAACGGGGTGTTCATTACTACTTCTTCTCTTCAGAAGATTCAGAAGTAGTTTCCGGTGCTTTCTTTTCTTCCGGTTCTGGAGTCGGTGCAGTTTGCTCCTGCCCTTTCTCTTCAGTTCCGAGAATAAAGTCTTCAGAATCTTCAGCAGATTCTGGCTGCTGTTCTCTATATGCAGCTGCTGCCTTTGCAAAAGCATCTGGAGCATCTGCTGGATTTTCAGCCGGAGCGGCATCCTTTCCATTCATGTCTTCTAGAGGAGGAAGCTCTTTACCTTCAATAAGCAGATCAATATCTGCACCTGTGATGGTTTCACGCTCAAGCAATGATGCAGCAATCTTCTCAAGAAGTTCCATGTTGCCTTCAATAAGCTCACGAGCAGCAGAACGTGCTGATTCCACCATACGTTTTACTTCTGCGTCAACAAGGCGTGCTGTTTCATCACTGTAGTTGCGAGACTGATTCCACTCACGACCGATAAAGACTTCTTCGCCTTGCTCGCCAATATTGAGTGGACCGATTGCTTCAGACATACCCCATTCACAGACCATCTTACGAGCCATTTTAGTAGCACGTTCGATGTCGTTGCCTGCACCGGTTGTAATGTCATTAAAGATAATCTCTTCAGCCACACGACCAGCAAGAAGAACCACGAGGTTTGTTTCGAGGAAGCTACGGGAGTACCCGTAACGGTCTTCACCCGGGAGCTGCATGGTAACACCAAGCGCGCGACCACGAGGAATAATAGATACTTTATGAACAGGATCAGCTTTAGGGAGAAGCTTAGCACACAGAGCATGACCACCTTCGTGGTATGCGGTTATTTTCTTCTCGTCTTCGCTCATAACCATGCTGCGACGTTCTTTACCCATAATGAGTTTGTCTTTGGCCTGTTCGAAATCGAACATGTTAATCTGGTCTTTATTTTCCTTAGCAGCCTGAAGAGCCGCTTCGTTAACAAGGTTTTCCAGATCAGCACCGGAGAAGCCCGGAGTACCTTTCGCAATGACTTCCATGTTCACATCACCAGCAAGCGGAGAACGGCGTGCATGCACTTCCAGAATACGCTTACGGCCTCTAACGTCCGGTACAGGTACGGTTACCTGACGGTCAAAACGACCAGGACGAAGTAATGCAGGGTCAAGTACATCAGGACGGTTTGTAGCAGCAATGAGGATTACACCTTCATTGGACTCAAAGCCATCCATCTCTACCAACAACTGGTTAAGGGTCTGTTCGCGTTCATCATGACCGCCACCCAGACCAGCGCCACGCTGGCGACCAACTGCGTCGATTTCATCAATAAAAATAAGACATGGTGCATTCTTCTTGCCCTGTACAAACAGGTCACGAACACGAGATGCACCAACACCTACAAACATTTCCACAAAATCAGAACCGGAAATAGAGAAGAACGGAACCCCTGCTTCACCTGCTACAGCACGTGCGAGCAATGTTTTACCGGTACCCGGAGGGCCCACGAGTAAAACACCTTTCGGAATACGTCCGCCAAGGCGGGTAAACCGTTTAGGGTTAGACAAAAAGTCAACAACTTCACTAAGTTCTTCTTTCGCTTCATCAATGCCAGCAACATCAGCAAAGGTAACCTTTGACTGATCCTGTGAGATGAGCCTTGCACGGGAGCGACCAAAGGACATGGCCTTGCCACCGCCGCCTTGCATTTGGCGCATGAAGAAAATCCATACACCGATAAGGAGTAACATAGGAAACCATGATACAAGCAAGGTCATGTACCAAGGTGAATCTTCTTTTGGCTCGGCATTAACAACAATACCCTTACCTACGAGGCGATCTACGAGTTTAGGATCGTCTGGTGCATAGGTATTTACAACGGTACCGCCATGTTCTTTGGCGAGAAGCTTTTGTCCTTGGATAGAGACTTCTGCAATGTCGCCTTTATCCACCAGCTCCAAAAACTTTGTATAGCTGACTTTTGTCTGCGAGTTTTGTGGCTGGCTGAACATGTTAAACAATACAACCATGAGTAGGGAGATGACAGCCCAGAGAATCAAGTTCCGGGAAAACTGGTTCAAGGTATTTTACCCTCCGAAGTTAGGATCGGATTTAATTTACTTGCTCAAATGTATTTTCTTACTCGAACTTTTATTTCTAATTACTCAAACGCGATTTGACAATGGTTGAAACGCTCTTTTTCTAAATTACATTGAACTTTATCCTAAAAGCATCTTAATCTTGCGCCTTAAAGGCTTTCCTGCTAAAAACCCCACTGTCAAAGAAAAACAGATGTGGAAGCGTTTCGTCACCGGTGTGGCGTCCGGTCTTCAAAACCGGTGTAGGGCAGTGATGTCCTAGGTAGGTTCGACTCCTATACGCTTCCGCCACGCACTTACAGCCCTGCTTTTGCAGGGCTTTTTTTTATTTAAAAAAACAAAAACCTGCGTTGATGTTCAATAGCTGAATAAAATCACCACATTCCATTCAAACACTCCTTAGCAATCAAGCGCGTGTGCAACAACATATCTCAGTTCAACGCCTGCCACACAGTCCTTTCAAGCACTCACTGCGCTCTATTAAGACTCGCCACTGGTTCAATCTGTAAACCAGCAACCGCCATCACGCAAACATTACCCGAAAACACTCGTTCCGAAAGCTAGAATTTTTATCACAAAAATTATTAATACCAACGTAGCATGTTCAGAAAACAAAAAAAACCTCTCATCAGACTTTAACGACTCTCTAATGAGAGTTCTAAATACACTCATTCTATAAGCCGACGTTCCCAACTTCGAACAGATCCATCTGAAGAGTTTAGCCACCATTCAAACCAACGGAGGTTCAAGATGGCGTTCAAGCGACCAATTACCATTCCCTGAATTTTCAGAGGACGACATGAAAAGCTCAAAGACAACATTAAACACCCACCTGAAGGATCGCAAAGCAAAAAACCTCCAAGCGAACCTTCCATGCCATTAAAGAATCCTACAAAAAGTTGAGTTCCTATTTATATAGATAACCACCAGCCTTTCCCAAACTGATCGTCCTGCACACGCAG
Protein-coding sequences here:
- a CDS encoding YbbR-like domain-containing protein, whose translation is MSVSWRHLLLAFVMASCLWVVISGREQVEIWEKASVELKGMPKNLTLLSGLPPEIEIRVRGPKGLVRTITDRKLTYVLDLSKVSPGLNVLPVQASGIQLGKAFDVVEVRPSRLTLEVDRFVEKILPVVPRWSGELPLDLFVESASVTPQFVTVLGPDSELAALSDVEAVTPAPKAEEPGSVTLDGTVSLSLRAKSTPAIVEVTYILGMLSQKRTIVRDVIVIPRAGFDITLNQPAVKVTIEVPDSLKDNSALIDTVRVILELPEDITPGEYKLPYRLELPDKVKVVGTDPETLTVTVSTK
- the cdaA gene encoding diadenylate cyclase CdaA → MDTLGYISITWRDAIDIALVTLLFYQVMIVIRGTRAVSAIYGLLLLIAVFAFSEYFGFYTLHWILQQFLGSFFLVVVILFQDDIKRGLSNMGARSFFKRTEVEDSFLDEIIGAAMNMAKRRVGALIVLEHHVALGDVVRRGVPLDSTVTKELLVTIFQVKAPLHDGAVIISHGRVAAAGCILPLAVGEQDRPEYGTRHRAGLGITEETDAIAVVVSEERGDVTVAVNGRLTSNLDKTRLKRVLRNLLER
- the glmM gene encoding phosphoglucosamine mutase is translated as MGRRLFGTDGMRGTVNQYPMVPEVAMRLGLAAGTTFRTETGRNRVVIGKDTRLSGYVFENALTAGFCAAGMDVYLVGPMATPAIAFLTRNMRATMGVVISASHNPYQDNGIKFFDSCGYKLADSVEDTITDMVLNADHQWDYPAPDKVGRAKRIEDAVGRYIVYLKNSFPTNLSLEGLRIVLDCSNGANYKVAPLVLEELGAEVIPIGVSPNGVNINKGCGSLYPEVMAQKVRESRADIGLALDGDADRLIVCDEHGTVLDGDQIMAICANDMISSGSLVDNTLVSTVMSNMALEVFMREQGGRLLRTPVGDRHVVEAMRNTQATMGGEQSGHLVFTNYGTTGDGLLAGLQLLRIMRQQDKPLSSLAGLLELYPQELINVRVERKVPFEECPALLEDVKKAENELGDKGRVLLRYSGTESLCRVMVEGEDDELVKRLASYLAESAQKNLV
- the ftsH gene encoding ATP-dependent zinc metalloprotease FtsH — its product is MNQFSRNLILWAVISLLMVVLFNMFSQPQNSQTKVSYTKFLELVDKGDIAEVSIQGQKLLAKEHGGTVVNTYAPDDPKLVDRLVGKGIVVNAEPKEDSPWYMTLLVSWFPMLLLIGVWIFFMRQMQGGGGKAMSFGRSRARLISQDQSKVTFADVAGIDEAKEELSEVVDFLSNPKRFTRLGGRIPKGVLLVGPPGTGKTLLARAVAGEAGVPFFSISGSDFVEMFVGVGASRVRDLFVQGKKNAPCLIFIDEIDAVGRQRGAGLGGGHDEREQTLNQLLVEMDGFESNEGVILIAATNRPDVLDPALLRPGRFDRQVTVPVPDVRGRKRILEVHARRSPLAGDVNMEVIAKGTPGFSGADLENLVNEAALQAAKENKDQINMFDFEQAKDKLIMGKERRSMVMSEDEKKITAYHEGGHALCAKLLPKADPVHKVSIIPRGRALGVTMQLPGEDRYGYSRSFLETNLVVLLAGRVAEEIIFNDITTGAGNDIERATKMARKMVCEWGMSEAIGPLNIGEQGEEVFIGREWNQSRNYSDETARLVDAEVKRMVESARSAARELIEGNMELLEKIAASLLERETITGADIDLLIEGKELPPLEDMNGKDAAPAENPADAPDAFAKAAAAYREQQPESAEDSEDFILGTEEKGQEQTAPTPEPEEKKAPETTSESSEEKK
- the folP gene encoding dihydropteroate synthase, which translates into the protein MNTPFSWEVRGGRSIGPAPFCIFGIVNVTPDSFHDGGEYNSVAAGIAHARMQAAAGAHVLDIGGESSRPFADPVSLEEEIRRVLPIVEGVLGDCSDDALPWAVSVDTYKAGTAAAVLEAGAHIINDISAFEFDPELKDVVGQYKPGYVLMHSQGKPDNMQVAPTYGNVVDDILAFFDRKLKELTDAGLPESRIMIDPGVGFGKTVEHNLTILQNIDRFQTLGFPVMAGISNKSMFEKVCGAPTGERENCTQATTAILAYRGVVVHRVHDVAKTHETLLLAEALRS